ATCCCTAGATAACCTGGGCCTCATCACGCAACAATTGAACAACGGCAGCAGCGTCAGCAGCGCCCTCATTAAACAGTTTGCGCTCCCCTTTTTCCTGCGGATAAGAGAGGTTTTCTACTACCAACTGCGCTTCCGGCAAGGTGGCTTCAACCACTTCAATAGGAATACGTTTGGCCTGCATAATGCCACGCATGGAACGGTAACGAGGCTCGTTCAGGTGGCGATTGGCGCCAATGACGGCTGGTAGTGAAAACGAGAGGCGCTCGTGTCCGCCTTCAACTTCACGTAGGGCTGTGGCGTTGTTGCCATCAAGTTCTAGCGAGACGATGACGCTGGCGCAAGGCAGGTCGAGCTGTTGCGCAATGCGTGAAGGGACCTGTGCGTGGTCGTCGTCAATGGCTTGACGGCCCGTGAAAATCAGGTCGTAGCTGCCTTCTTTGAGCACGGTAGCAAGGGCAGTTGCCGTTACGCCGGGGTCATCCGGGATGGCCTCGGTATTGATACGGATTGCCTTATGAGCGCCCATAGCCAGGGCTT
This window of the Bacteroidota bacterium genome carries:
- a CDS encoding electron transfer flavoprotein subunit beta/FixA family protein codes for the protein CGNEIACLNWSSDTTTQINISDQKSVVEDGIQWIINPYDEFAIEEAIKLTEQHGGEVTIIALGPARVEKTIREALAMGAHKAIRINTEAIPDDPGVTATALATVLKEGSYDLIFTGRQAIDDDHAQVPSRIAQQLDLPCASVIVSLELDGNNATALREVEGGHERLSFSLPAVIGANRHLNEPRYRSMRGIMQAKRIPIEVVEATLPEAQLVVENLSYPQEKGERKLFNEGAADAAAVVQLLRDEAQVI